One genomic region from Deltaproteobacteria bacterium encodes:
- a CDS encoding trypsin-like serine protease, with amino-acid sequence MTLRRGLVLSCFALLGCEGSSELGLRLWEAPIVNGQTYGGHPSVGLLRIGAQSICTATLVGKKTVLTAGHCVVVGAPASAYVLELGGQRYPAASVVRHPEFSQNSKTSPPQKDLTVVLLASAPPVTPSAISAVAPAVGLELTLVGFGVIAEPPAGQQGEGAGTKRMARNKIASVTETEVVFVGSTGAVGNTCYGDSGGPAFATINGQEVQVGVTSWGKAPCGTEAHDARVDRYVDWISQTAGGDVVTGGAAPVADTQPPKVSILSPGTGAATSATVTVKAEVTDNVGVAKVELYLNDRLKQTLNAGPFEFQLSLGAGANNVKVVGHDAAGNKGEASILLELAAGPTPGTGPGTDPKTAEPPKPGEYGATCKDPGECKSGLCAEDPAAAGKYCTDRCTPGTATGCPGQAECLATAKGDEHVCSAPPAGQSAQSGGLTAGRLFGGCAVADGAGSPGAQDLAGWLVLGLGLGFRRLRRRRS; translated from the coding sequence ATGACGCTGCGTCGCGGGCTGGTCCTCTCCTGCTTCGCCCTCCTCGGCTGCGAGGGATCGAGCGAGCTCGGCCTGCGCCTCTGGGAGGCGCCGATCGTGAACGGCCAGACCTACGGCGGACACCCGTCGGTGGGCCTGCTCCGCATCGGCGCCCAGAGCATCTGCACTGCCACCCTGGTGGGCAAGAAGACCGTCCTCACGGCCGGCCACTGCGTCGTCGTCGGGGCTCCCGCTTCCGCCTACGTGCTGGAGCTGGGTGGCCAGCGCTACCCGGCCGCCAGTGTCGTGCGGCACCCGGAGTTCAGCCAGAACAGCAAGACGAGCCCCCCGCAGAAGGACCTCACCGTGGTCCTCCTCGCCAGCGCGCCGCCAGTCACCCCCTCGGCCATCAGCGCGGTGGCCCCTGCCGTGGGGCTCGAGCTCACGCTCGTGGGCTTCGGCGTGATTGCAGAGCCTCCCGCCGGGCAGCAGGGAGAGGGCGCGGGCACGAAGCGCATGGCCAGAAACAAGATCGCCAGCGTCACCGAGACGGAGGTCGTGTTTGTCGGCTCGACGGGCGCCGTCGGCAACACCTGCTACGGAGACTCGGGGGGCCCCGCCTTCGCCACGATCAACGGCCAGGAGGTTCAGGTGGGCGTCACCTCCTGGGGGAAGGCCCCCTGCGGCACCGAGGCCCACGACGCCCGGGTAGACCGCTATGTCGACTGGATCAGCCAGACCGCCGGCGGCGACGTTGTGACGGGGGGTGCGGCGCCTGTGGCCGACACGCAGCCCCCGAAGGTGAGCATCCTCTCGCCCGGCACTGGAGCTGCCACCTCGGCCACCGTGACGGTGAAGGCCGAGGTCACCGACAACGTCGGCGTGGCGAAGGTGGAGCTCTATCTGAACGATCGCTTGAAGCAGACGCTGAACGCCGGCCCCTTCGAATTCCAGCTGAGCCTCGGCGCGGGGGCCAACAACGTGAAGGTCGTGGGCCACGACGCGGCGGGCAACAAGGGCGAAGCCTCGATCCTTCTCGAGCTCGCCGCCGGGCCGACGCCCGGGACGGGGCCTGGGACCGACCCCAAGACCGCGGAGCCGCCCAAGCCCGGCGAGTACGGAGCGACCTGCAAGGACCCCGGAGAGTGCAAGAGCGGCCTCTGCGCCGAGGACCCGGCGGCCGCCGGCAAGTACTGCACCGACCGCTGCACCCCCGGCACCGCGACGGGCTGCCCCGGCCAGGCCGAGTGTCTTGCGACCGCGAAGGGGGACGAGCACGTCTGCAGTGCGCCGCCGGCCGGTCAGAGCGCCCAGTCGGGAGGGCTCACGGCTGGCCGGCTCTTCGGCGGGTGCGCCGTGGCTGACGGGGCGGGGTCACCCGGGGCGCAAGATCTCGCCGGTTGGCTCGTCCTCGGGCTCGGGCTCGGGTTCCGCCGGCTCCGTCGCCGCCGCAGCTAG
- a CDS encoding serine protein kinase gives MRMDDHGSLVQQIASLQDYNVYADLHWEGTFDDYLKVVRDNPQVARSAFQRLYDMILSYGREEYMDAKKKLVRYPFFRDEHHGGRDAIYGLDIPLMKLVNILRSAAHGYGTEKRVILLHGPVGSSKSTIARLLKRGTEEYSRTPDGAVYTFSWHLTGDAVTDPGKEEEVFPCPMHEEPLKLIPLAWRPQAISRMGLKESTYPVHVDGDLCPACRYIFNKLLSRYKGDFSRVVKHVKVRRLVLSEQDRVGIGTFQPKDEKNQDSTELTGDINYRKIAEYGSESDPRAFNFDGEFNIANRGVIEFIEILKLDVAFLYDLLGATQEHKIKPKKFAQTDIDEVILGHTNEAEFKKLLNNEFMEAFRDRTIKVDIPYITRLSEEVKIYQKDYNPDRIKGKHIAPHTLEMGAMWAVLTRLEDPKKHNLTLLQKLKLYDGKTLPGFTQDNIKELRKEATREGMDGVSPRYVQDKISNSLVSEKGEGCINPFLVLNELESGLRSHSLISSEEQRKRFTELLGVVKQEYEDVVKNEVQRAISADEDAVAKLCANYIDNVKAFTQKEKVKNKYTGMDEEPDERLMRSIEEKIDIPESRKDDFRREIMNYIGALAIDGKTFDYRTNERLHKALELKLFEDQKDSIKLTSLVSAVVDKDTQEKIDVVKNRMIRNYGYCEICATDVLSFVASIFARGDVKS, from the coding sequence ATGCGAATGGATGACCACGGCTCGCTGGTGCAGCAGATCGCCAGCCTCCAGGACTACAACGTCTACGCCGACCTGCACTGGGAGGGGACCTTCGACGACTACCTGAAGGTGGTGCGCGACAACCCGCAGGTGGCGCGTTCGGCCTTCCAGCGGCTCTACGACATGATCCTGTCGTACGGCCGCGAAGAGTACATGGACGCCAAGAAGAAGCTTGTCCGGTATCCGTTCTTCCGGGACGAGCACCACGGCGGGCGGGACGCCATCTACGGGCTCGATATTCCGCTGATGAAGCTCGTGAACATCCTGCGCAGCGCGGCCCACGGCTACGGCACGGAGAAGCGCGTGATCCTCCTGCACGGTCCGGTGGGGAGCAGCAAGTCCACCATCGCGCGGCTGCTCAAGCGCGGGACCGAGGAGTATTCGCGCACCCCCGACGGTGCCGTCTACACCTTCAGCTGGCACCTGACCGGAGACGCGGTGACCGACCCGGGCAAGGAGGAAGAGGTCTTTCCCTGTCCGATGCACGAGGAGCCGCTGAAGCTGATTCCGCTCGCGTGGCGCCCGCAGGCCATCAGCAGGATGGGCCTCAAGGAGTCGACCTACCCGGTTCACGTCGACGGCGATCTGTGTCCGGCCTGCCGCTACATCTTCAACAAGCTGCTCTCCCGCTACAAGGGCGACTTCTCCCGCGTGGTCAAGCACGTGAAGGTGCGACGCCTCGTGCTCTCCGAGCAGGATCGCGTCGGCATCGGCACCTTCCAGCCCAAGGACGAGAAGAACCAGGACTCGACCGAGCTCACGGGCGACATCAACTACCGCAAGATCGCCGAGTACGGCTCGGAGTCCGACCCGCGCGCGTTCAACTTCGACGGCGAGTTCAACATCGCCAACCGCGGGGTGATCGAGTTCATCGAGATCCTCAAGCTCGACGTGGCCTTCCTCTACGACCTCCTCGGCGCCACGCAGGAGCACAAGATCAAGCCCAAGAAGTTCGCCCAGACGGACATCGACGAGGTCATCCTCGGACACACCAACGAGGCCGAGTTCAAGAAGCTCCTGAACAACGAGTTCATGGAGGCCTTCCGGGACCGCACGATCAAGGTGGACATCCCCTACATCACGCGGCTCTCCGAGGAGGTGAAGATCTACCAGAAGGACTACAACCCCGACCGGATCAAGGGGAAGCACATCGCCCCGCACACGCTCGAGATGGGCGCGATGTGGGCCGTGCTGACGCGCCTCGAGGACCCGAAGAAGCACAACCTCACGCTGCTGCAGAAGCTGAAGCTCTACGACGGCAAGACGCTGCCCGGCTTCACCCAGGACAACATCAAGGAGCTGCGCAAGGAGGCCACGCGCGAGGGGATGGACGGCGTCTCGCCGCGCTACGTGCAGGACAAGATCTCGAACTCGCTCGTGAGCGAGAAGGGGGAGGGGTGCATCAACCCCTTCCTGGTGCTGAACGAGCTCGAGAGCGGCCTGCGCTCGCACAGCCTCATCAGCAGCGAGGAGCAGCGCAAGCGGTTCACCGAGCTCCTCGGCGTGGTCAAGCAAGAGTACGAAGACGTGGTGAAGAACGAGGTGCAGCGCGCGATCTCGGCCGATGAGGACGCGGTGGCCAAGCTCTGCGCGAACTACATCGACAACGTCAAGGCCTTCACCCAGAAGGAGAAGGTCAAGAACAAGTACACCGGCATGGACGAGGAGCCCGACGAGCGCCTGATGCGATCGATCGAGGAGAAGATCGACATCCCCGAGAGCCGCAAGGACGACTTCCGCCGGGAGATCATGAACTACATCGGAGCCCTCGCGATCGACGGCAAGACCTTCGACTACCGCACGAACGAGCGGCTGCACAAGGCGCTCGAGCTCAAGCTCTTCGAGGACCAGAAGGACTCGATCAAGCTCACCTCGCTCGTCTCCGCCGTGGTGGACAAGGACACCCAGGAGAAGATCGACGTGGTGAAGAACCGCATGATTCGCAACTACGGCTACTGCGAGATCTGCGCCACCGACGTGCTCAGCTTCGTGGCCTCGATCTTCGCGCGTGGTGACGTGAAGTCGTGA
- a CDS encoding serine/threonine-protein phosphatase: MRLCVWGLTDVGMKRDHNEDALLLRPELGLFAVADGMGGHMGGDQASRMAVEVLERELRASMPADERGFGGGASDAVAQALSAATQKAGQEIYDRAAEDADLAGMGTTLTSLLIRRGRAYFGHVGDSRAYLLRDNRLVQVTVDHSWIEEQVRAGLMTPAEAQESALRHIVTRSVGFEREVMVDLEVLPVLPGDCFLLCSDGLSNYLDADELRELLNRWYFAEVPTVLVGKANQAGGDDNITVAVVYLANDGDGAEDGLADLAAAATEPAEPEPEPEDEPTGEILRPG; encoded by the coding sequence ATGAGGCTTTGCGTCTGGGGGCTCACCGACGTCGGGATGAAGCGAGACCACAACGAGGACGCGCTGCTCTTGCGTCCGGAGCTGGGGCTCTTCGCCGTGGCCGACGGCATGGGGGGCCACATGGGGGGCGACCAGGCCAGCCGCATGGCCGTGGAGGTTCTCGAGCGGGAGCTGCGCGCGTCGATGCCTGCCGACGAGCGGGGCTTCGGGGGCGGGGCGAGCGACGCGGTGGCGCAGGCGCTCTCCGCGGCCACGCAGAAGGCGGGCCAGGAGATCTACGACCGCGCGGCGGAGGACGCCGACCTGGCCGGAATGGGGACCACGCTCACGTCGCTCCTGATCCGTCGCGGGCGCGCCTACTTCGGACACGTCGGCGACAGCCGCGCCTACCTGCTGCGGGACAACCGCCTGGTGCAGGTCACGGTGGACCACTCCTGGATCGAAGAGCAGGTGCGCGCGGGGCTCATGACCCCGGCCGAGGCGCAGGAGAGCGCGCTCCGACACATCGTCACGCGCTCCGTGGGGTTCGAGCGGGAGGTGATGGTGGATCTGGAGGTGCTGCCCGTCCTGCCGGGCGACTGCTTTCTCCTCTGCTCCGACGGGCTGTCGAACTATCTCGACGCTGACGAGCTGCGCGAGCTGCTCAACCGCTGGTACTTCGCCGAGGTGCCGACGGTGCTGGTGGGGAAGGCCAACCAGGCCGGCGGAGACGACAACATCACCGTGGCGGTGGTCTACCTGGCGAACGACGGCGACGGGGCCGAGGACGGGCTGGCGGACCTAGCTGCGGCGGCGACGGAGCCGGCGGAACCCGAGCCCGAGCCCGAGGACGAGCCAACCGGCGAGATCTTGCGCCCCGGGTGA
- a CDS encoding SpoVR family protein — protein MPPLPAYLYDIQRDIEGYAREYGLDTFEQIYELLDYKTMNEVAAYGGFPTRYPHWRFGMDYERLSKGYAYGLQKIYEMVINNDPCYAYLLEGNSLVEQKLVMAHVCAHNDFFKNNYYFSKTNRKMIDEMANHSTRVRRHMERFGVERVESFIDVCLSVDNLIDPMSMFIRREADKRRKVEGQETVEPEQPKVIKLKAKSYMDRFINPPEALEKQLPERPPEPERPPKIPAQPQRDVLQFLLDYAPLEPWQRDVLEIVREEAYYFAPQGMTKIMNEGWATYWHSQIMTRKVLTAAEIIDYADQASSVLAGGRTLNPYKIGVELFRHIEERWNMGRFGKEWEECDDLAAKRAWDRQLGLGKEKIFQVRAIYNDVTFIDEFFTEEFCREQLFYSYGWNERNTQWEIQSREYREIKQKLLGMLTNFGNPFVFVEDGNFENRGELLIRHRHEGTDLRIDWARDTLSNLYRIWRRPVCLLTQFEETGKLLRFDGKDHTERTASNA, from the coding sequence ATGCCGCCGCTACCGGCCTATCTCTACGACATCCAGCGCGACATCGAGGGGTACGCGCGGGAGTATGGCCTCGACACCTTCGAGCAGATCTACGAGCTGCTCGACTACAAGACGATGAACGAGGTCGCGGCCTACGGGGGCTTCCCGACCCGCTACCCGCACTGGCGCTTCGGCATGGACTACGAGCGCCTCTCGAAGGGCTACGCGTACGGGCTGCAGAAGATCTACGAGATGGTCATCAACAACGACCCCTGCTACGCGTACCTGCTCGAGGGGAACAGCCTGGTCGAGCAGAAGCTGGTGATGGCCCACGTCTGCGCGCACAACGACTTCTTCAAGAACAACTATTACTTCTCCAAGACGAACCGGAAGATGATCGACGAGATGGCGAATCACTCGACGCGGGTGAGGCGCCACATGGAACGGTTCGGCGTGGAGCGCGTGGAGAGCTTCATCGACGTCTGTCTGTCGGTGGACAACCTGATCGACCCCATGTCGATGTTCATCCGGCGCGAGGCCGACAAGCGCCGCAAGGTGGAGGGGCAGGAGACCGTCGAGCCGGAGCAGCCGAAGGTCATCAAGCTCAAGGCCAAGTCGTACATGGACCGCTTCATCAACCCGCCCGAGGCGCTCGAGAAGCAGCTCCCCGAGCGGCCTCCCGAGCCGGAGCGTCCGCCCAAGATCCCGGCCCAGCCGCAGCGCGACGTGCTCCAGTTCCTGCTCGACTACGCTCCGCTCGAGCCGTGGCAGCGCGACGTGCTCGAGATCGTGCGCGAGGAGGCCTACTACTTCGCGCCGCAGGGGATGACCAAGATCATGAACGAGGGGTGGGCCACGTACTGGCACTCCCAGATCATGACGCGCAAGGTGCTGACCGCGGCGGAGATCATCGACTACGCCGACCAGGCGTCGTCGGTGCTTGCCGGCGGGCGCACGCTCAATCCCTACAAGATCGGGGTCGAGCTCTTCCGACACATCGAAGAGCGCTGGAACATGGGGCGCTTCGGCAAGGAGTGGGAGGAGTGCGACGACCTGGCGGCCAAGCGTGCGTGGGATCGCCAGCTCGGCCTCGGCAAGGAGAAGATCTTCCAGGTCCGGGCCATCTACAACGACGTGACCTTCATCGACGAGTTCTTCACCGAGGAGTTCTGCCGGGAACAGCTCTTCTACTCGTACGGCTGGAACGAGCGGAACACGCAGTGGGAGATCCAGAGCCGCGAGTACCGCGAGATCAAGCAGAAGCTCCTCGGGATGCTGACCAACTTCGGCAACCCCTTCGTCTTCGTCGAGGACGGTAACTTCGAGAACCGCGGCGAGCTGCTGATCCGCCACCGCCACGAGGGGACGGACCTCCGCATCGACTGGGCGCGAGACACGCTGAGCAACCTCTATCGGATCTGGCGGCGGCCGGTCTGCCTGCTCACGCAATTCGAGGAGACGGGCAAGCTCCTCCGCTTCGACGGGAAGGACCACACGGAGCGGACGGCGTCCAATGCCTGA
- the rfbA gene encoding glucose-1-phosphate thymidylyltransferase RfbA: MKGIILAGGSGTRLYPSTYAVSKQLLPVYDKPMVYYPLSTLMMAGVREVLIISTPRDLPSYRELLGDGERLGLALSYVEQPRPEGLAQGLLLGEAFLAGSPVALALGDNLFFGHGLGTSLAAAARENQGATIFCYRVRDPERYGVAELDASGNVVDLEEKPREPKSNLAVVGLYFYDQRAVEVARGLTPSARGELEITDVNRWYLRQGALRAVELGRGTAWLDTGTHEALHQAAAFIETVQNRQGLMVACVEEVAYRMGFIDLEQLERLARAFSGGSYGEYLRQLCKAKPR, translated from the coding sequence GTGAAGGGCATCATCCTCGCGGGCGGTTCGGGGACCCGTCTCTACCCGAGTACCTATGCGGTCTCCAAGCAGCTCCTGCCGGTCTACGACAAGCCGATGGTCTACTACCCGCTCTCCACCCTGATGATGGCGGGGGTGCGAGAGGTGCTGATCATCTCCACGCCTCGAGACCTGCCCTCGTATCGCGAGCTCCTGGGGGACGGGGAGCGCCTGGGCCTCGCGCTCTCCTACGTCGAACAGCCGCGGCCCGAGGGGCTGGCGCAGGGGCTGCTCCTCGGCGAGGCCTTCCTGGCCGGCTCCCCCGTGGCGCTGGCCCTCGGGGACAATCTCTTCTTTGGGCACGGCCTCGGTACGAGCCTGGCCGCGGCGGCGCGGGAGAACCAGGGCGCGACGATCTTCTGCTATCGGGTGCGAGACCCCGAGCGCTACGGCGTCGCCGAGCTGGATGCGAGCGGAAACGTCGTCGATCTCGAGGAGAAACCACGCGAGCCGAAGTCCAATCTGGCCGTGGTGGGGCTCTACTTCTACGACCAGCGCGCGGTCGAGGTGGCGCGCGGGCTCACGCCTTCGGCCCGAGGGGAGCTCGAGATCACTGACGTCAACCGATGGTACCTGCGCCAGGGGGCGCTGCGCGCGGTGGAGCTCGGCCGGGGAACGGCCTGGCTCGACACGGGGACGCACGAGGCGTTGCACCAGGCCGCCGCCTTCATCGAGACGGTCCAAAACCGCCAGGGGCTGATGGTCGCCTGCGTCGAGGAGGTGGCCTACCGCATGGGCTTCATCGACCTCGAACAGCTCGAGCGGCTGGCGCGCGCGTTCTCCGGCGGGAGCTACGGCGAGTACCTGCGGCAGCTTTGCAAGGCGAAGCCGCGATGA
- the rfbC gene encoding dTDP-4-dehydrorhamnose 3,5-epimerase — protein MKPIPTEIPEVLLVPTRVFHDERGYFLESYVAERYRRAGIASSFVQDNCSRSHAGVLRGLHFQRGAAAQDKLVRVTRGRVFDVAVDLRRGSPTFKRWVGVVLSADEAASLFIPAGFAHGFCALTEADLEYKCSAYYSPADERGVAWDDPDLGIEWPIERPAVSARDRALPRLAELAEGDLPSSASLGLPTGGHA, from the coding sequence ATGAAGCCGATCCCGACCGAGATCCCCGAGGTGCTGCTCGTGCCCACCCGGGTCTTTCACGACGAGCGCGGCTACTTCCTGGAGAGCTACGTGGCGGAGAGGTATCGCCGGGCCGGGATCGCCAGCTCCTTCGTGCAGGACAATTGCTCCCGCTCGCACGCCGGAGTGCTGCGGGGGCTCCACTTCCAGCGGGGCGCGGCGGCGCAGGACAAGCTGGTGCGCGTCACCCGTGGCCGCGTCTTCGACGTCGCAGTGGATCTTCGACGGGGCTCGCCGACCTTCAAGCGATGGGTCGGGGTCGTGCTGAGCGCCGACGAGGCAGCGAGCCTCTTCATCCCCGCGGGCTTCGCGCACGGCTTCTGCGCGCTCACCGAGGCGGACCTCGAGTACAAGTGTTCTGCGTACTATTCGCCCGCCGACGAACGCGGGGTCGCCTGGGACGATCCCGACCTCGGGATCGAGTGGCCCATCGAGCGCCCGGCGGTTTCGGCGCGCGATCGGGCATTGCCGCGGCTCGCGGAGCTGGCCGAGGGGGACCTCCCGTCCTCCGCCAGCCTGGGGCTTCCTACTGGAGGACACGCGTGA
- the rfbB gene encoding dTDP-glucose 4,6-dehydratase — protein MTDPGAESDSTDGFAAKGAADDACVLVTGGAGFIGGNLVRLLVRECGVRVVNLDKLTYAGNLESLADLEGEPRHAFVRGDVADAELVRHVFDEFRPRAVLHLAAESHVDRSIDAPGAFIETNLLGTYTLLEAVRRHLGGVTSAEAERFRFVGVSTDEVYGSLGEEGRFSEETRYDPSSPYAASKAGADHLVRAYQRTYGLPALVTNCSNNYGPYQFPEKLIPLIITRALSGEALPVYGRGQNVRDWIYVEDHCRALWTVLERGAPGRTYNVGGGEERRNLEVVETICAHLDRLVPPSSRGLGVGSYAELIRFVTDRPGHDFRYAIDDARLRGELGWRPRETFATGIEKTVRWYLDHPDWCAHVTSGAYRDWIDKHYARRDQARTPPG, from the coding sequence ATGACCGATCCCGGGGCCGAGAGCGATTCCACCGACGGTTTCGCCGCGAAGGGGGCAGCGGACGACGCGTGCGTGCTGGTCACGGGCGGCGCCGGCTTCATCGGTGGAAACCTCGTCCGCCTCCTCGTACGCGAGTGCGGGGTGCGCGTCGTCAACCTCGACAAACTCACCTACGCGGGCAATCTGGAGTCGCTGGCCGACCTGGAGGGGGAACCTCGCCACGCCTTCGTGCGCGGCGACGTGGCCGACGCGGAGCTCGTGCGGCACGTCTTCGACGAGTTTCGACCGCGGGCGGTGCTACACCTGGCCGCCGAATCGCACGTCGATCGATCCATCGACGCCCCCGGCGCCTTCATCGAGACCAACCTGCTCGGTACCTACACCCTGCTGGAGGCGGTGCGCCGGCACCTGGGGGGTGTGACCTCGGCGGAGGCGGAGCGCTTTCGCTTCGTGGGGGTCTCGACCGACGAGGTCTACGGGTCGCTCGGCGAGGAGGGGCGGTTTTCCGAGGAGACGCGGTACGACCCGAGCTCCCCCTATGCGGCTAGCAAGGCCGGGGCCGACCACCTCGTACGCGCCTATCAGCGGACCTACGGTCTTCCGGCGCTGGTCACGAACTGCTCCAACAACTACGGCCCGTATCAGTTTCCCGAAAAGCTCATTCCGCTGATCATCACCCGCGCCCTCTCCGGTGAGGCGCTGCCGGTCTATGGGCGGGGGCAGAACGTCCGCGACTGGATCTACGTGGAGGATCACTGCCGCGCGCTCTGGACGGTGCTCGAGCGGGGAGCCCCCGGACGCACTTACAACGTAGGGGGAGGCGAGGAGCGGCGGAACCTCGAGGTCGTGGAGACGATCTGCGCGCACCTGGACCGACTCGTTCCTCCGTCGAGCCGGGGGCTCGGAGTGGGGAGCTACGCCGAGCTCATCCGGTTCGTCACGGATCGTCCGGGGCACGACTTCCGCTACGCGATCGACGATGCGCGGCTGCGGGGCGAGCTCGGGTGGCGACCGCGAGAGACCTTCGCCACGGGGATCGAGAAGACGGTCCGGTGGTACCTGGACCACCCCGACTGGTGCGCCCACGTGACCTCGGGTGCCTATCGGGACTGGATCGACAAACACTATGCGCGTCGTGACCAGGCGCGCACCCCGCCCGGTTAG
- a CDS encoding DUF444 family protein, with the protein MSQKIDQDHSRFRRIVRGKIKQNLRKYITKGDLVGRQGKDTVHIPLPQIEIPRFRFGAKQSGGVGQGDGEVGDPLGQGDPQQGSGKAGDQAGEHGVEVEVTFEELAEILGEELELPRIEPRGKEAIISRKDRYTSIRRTGPESLRHFKRTFKRALRRQIAMGNYDPKNPVIVPVRDDLRFRSWKTNPLPETNAVIIYMMDVSGSMGDEQKEIVRIESFWIDTWLRSQYDGIEARYLIHDATAKEVDRDTFFRTRESGGTMISSVYKLCARMIEDEYSPLEWNIYPFHFSDGDNWSVDDTALCIRILREQVLTAANMFCYGQVESPYGSGQFIKDLREHFDEETDGVVTSEISGREAIVDSIKTFLGRGK; encoded by the coding sequence GTGAGCCAGAAGATCGACCAAGACCACAGCCGGTTCCGTCGGATCGTCCGCGGGAAGATCAAGCAGAACCTGCGCAAGTACATCACGAAGGGCGACCTCGTGGGGCGGCAGGGGAAGGACACGGTCCACATCCCCCTGCCGCAGATCGAGATCCCGCGCTTCCGCTTCGGCGCGAAGCAGTCGGGGGGCGTGGGGCAGGGGGACGGCGAGGTCGGGGACCCGCTGGGGCAGGGGGACCCCCAGCAGGGCTCGGGCAAGGCCGGGGACCAGGCCGGCGAGCACGGCGTCGAGGTGGAGGTCACCTTCGAGGAGCTCGCCGAGATCCTGGGCGAGGAGCTCGAGCTTCCGCGCATCGAGCCCCGGGGCAAAGAGGCGATCATCTCGCGCAAGGATCGGTACACGTCGATTCGCCGCACGGGTCCCGAGTCGCTCCGGCACTTCAAGCGCACCTTCAAGCGCGCCCTCCGCCGGCAGATCGCCATGGGGAACTACGACCCCAAGAATCCCGTGATCGTGCCCGTGCGGGACGACCTGCGCTTCCGCTCGTGGAAGACCAACCCGCTCCCCGAGACGAACGCCGTCATCATCTACATGATGGACGTCTCGGGGTCGATGGGGGACGAGCAGAAGGAGATCGTGCGCATCGAATCCTTCTGGATCGATACGTGGCTTCGCTCGCAATACGACGGCATCGAGGCCCGCTACCTGATCCACGATGCCACGGCGAAGGAAGTGGACCGGGACACCTTCTTCCGCACGCGCGAGAGCGGCGGCACGATGATCTCGAGCGTCTACAAGCTGTGCGCCCGAATGATCGAAGACGAGTACAGCCCGCTGGAGTGGAACATCTATCCCTTCCACTTCTCCGACGGTGACAACTGGTCGGTGGACGACACGGCGCTCTGCATCCGCATCCTGCGCGAACAGGTGCTGACGGCGGCCAACATGTTCTGCTACGGCCAGGTCGAGAGCCCCTACGGCAGCGGTCAGTTCATCAAGGACCTGCGAGAGCATTTCGACGAGGAGACGGACGGCGTGGTGACCTCGGAGATCTCCGGGCGCGAGGCCATCGTGGACTCGATCAAGACCTTCCTCGGGCGAGGTAAGTGA